A portion of the Cryptomeria japonica chromosome 5, Sugi_1.0, whole genome shotgun sequence genome contains these proteins:
- the LOC131076636 gene encoding receptor-like protein EIX1, whose protein sequence is MGVTSLSLLYCVVFSTILFLCVHGCPPNERRALLSLKAAFTDTDQMAFPDTHGILKSWVGADCCLWKGVHCDEMELGGHVTQLDISNFYLSAVDIDSALSQLKHLKYLDLSGNDFGLTSLPPGLVSLKNLSYLNIARTDFAGNIPTQLGNLSSLRHLDVSDNSLLSDNTSLEWLSSLSLLEYLSLSGLYLEDVQATLWDIIGRLFHLTHLDLCGCLFNSTLPISLQNVSSLAVLVFNNNEMPGSIPSWMGNMSKLTFLDLSSNWLDGSIPTSFSNLHSLEHLDLSKNEIMGIPLAITNLTGLRYLDLSANMLNGIPSNLGDMHTNVGSLSYLDLHQNQLEGTIPSSLGSLFNLTYVDLSGNRLSGPIPPTLGNLLSLVVLDLQDNQLEGSIPFSLGNISTLKHLNLSDNQMSGGLPLSFGQLSSLVTLDLRNNHLNESFPSLLTLPSSLHTFLLSNNSMTGTVSDQALLRNSSRLAELDLSYSGLNIHIDSAPWIPPFQLHTLNFRSCNIGGPIPSWISTQFELENMDLSDANLVEDLPSWLWEFSSGLIRLNLSNNHLEGPVTVTSIPLPLNVLDLSANELNGPLLLGIQHTVNLEVLLLSDNKIGGSIPVSLERLTSLKLLDLSNNQLRGHIADSLCDLQSLEVLHLQNNHLSGHIPAGLAKLSALRLLNLANNDLEGEIPKDFGNLTLLLSFHLGKNNLQGLLPLSLIKLSQLEVLDVAENNLTGNIPDWIANYSNLQVLVLRSNNFRGNLPLQIGKMAELRVLDLSSNLLTGEIPNSYLNFSALVHVEEDVSVLGENRGERYFTRHYRGGHAVSDTVLGENIGRKYYLEDLDLITKGSERYYGYVFSSMTCIDLSNNRLWGHLSTEIGNLKGLMFLNLSRNSFNGNIPGSIGNLSQLESLDLSLNRFSGKIPVQLGSLDYLGYLNLSYNNLSGVIPQQGLHMITFDKSAFSGNPNLRGCPVESWKCSTHHSPLTPPTIDVKEDAKQGFSWYELSIGWSIMAGFLAVVLVLTFKANWRKKIFDQMDCVIQSVLG, encoded by the coding sequence ATGGGGGTGACATCCCTTTCTCTCCTGTACTGTGTTGTTTTTTCTACAATTTTATTTTTGTGTGTCCATGGATGTCCTCCTAATGAACGGAGAGCTCTTCTCAGCCTTAAGGCCGCCTTCACTGACACTGATCAAATGGCCTTCCCTGACACTCATGGAATTCTGAAGTCATGGGTGGGAGCTGACTGTTGTCTATGGAAGGGTGTCCACTGCGATGAAATGGAATTGGGTGGACATGTTACTCAGTTGGATATTAGCAACTTTTATCTCAGTGCTGTAGACATTGATTCAGCTTTGTCACAATTGAAGCATCTCAAATATTTGGATTTGAGTGGTAATGATTTTGGGTTAACTTCTTTGCCTCCAGGTTTGGTCTCTTTAAAGAATTTATCATATCTAAACATAGCCAGAACCGATTTTGCAGGTAATATTCCAACTCAACTCGGAAATTTGTCTTCCTTGCGTCATTTGGATGTGAGTGATAATTCTCTTTTGTCGGATAACACTAGTTTGGAGTGGTTGTCTAGTCTATCCTTGCTAGAGTATCTTTCATTGAGTGGGCTATATTTAGAGGACGTCCAGGCAACATTGTGGGATATTATTGGTCGTCTCTTCCACCTTACACATCTGGACCTCTGTGGATGTCTTTTTAATTCCACTCTtccaatttctttacaaaatgttTCCTCACTTGCTGTTCTAGTGTTTAATAATAATGAGATGCCAGGATCGATACCCAGTTGGATGGGGAACATGAGCAAATTAACTTTCCTTGATCTGAGTTCCAATTGGTTAGATGGTTCCATACCCACTAGTTTCTCAAACCTTCATTCCCTCGAACACCTTGACCTCTCGAAAAATGAAATTATGGGTATCCCCCTGGCTATCACAAATCTCACCGGTCTTCGATATTTGGATCTGTCGGCTAATATGTTGAATGGTATACCTTCGAATTTAGGGGACATGCATACTAATGTGGGAAGTCTTTCTTACTTAGACCTTCACCAGAATCAGTTAGAAGGTACCATCCCATCTAGCTTGGGTTCACTCTTCAATCTTACTTACGTAGATCTTAGCGGCAACAGGCTTAGTGGTCCAATTCCTCCCACTCTAGGTAATCTCCTGTCTCTTGTCGTCTTAGATTTACAAGACAATCAGTTGGAAGGCAGTATCCCATTCAGTTTAGGCAATATCAGCACACTGAAACACTTAAACCTTTCCGACAACCAGATGAGTGGAGGCCTTCCCTTGTCATTTGGTCAATTGTCTTCACTCGTCACACTTGATCTGAGAAACAACCATTTGAATGAAAGTTTTCCTTCTTTGCTTACGCTACCATCTTCTCTGCACACTTTTTTGCTCTCCAACAACAGCATGACAGGAACAGTTTCAGATCAAGCTCTCTTGCGCAATAGTTCAAGGTTGGCAGAATTGGACTTGTCTTACAGTGGGTTGAATATCCACATTGACTCGGCGCCTTGGATTCCGCCTTTTCAGCTCCATACCTTGAATTTCAGAAGTTGTAATATTGGAGGTCCGATTCCCAGCTGGATTTCAACTCAATTTGAACTTGAAAACATGGACCTGTCAGACGCCAACCTTGTGGAAGATCTTCCATCTTGGCTATGGGAATTTTCATCGGGATTGATTCGATTGAACCTGTCAAACAATCATTTGGAGGGTCCTGTCACCGTTACTTCAATCCCACTTCCACTGAATGTGTTGGATCTGTCTGCAAATGAATTGAATGGTCCTTTATTGCTAGGTATTCAGCATACAGTAAATTTAGAGGTGCTCTTACTTTCAGACAACAAAATTGGAGGATCAATTCCAGTTTCCTTAGAGAGACTGACATCTCTAAAACTTCTAGATTTGTCAAATAATCAGCTGAGAGGACATATTGCTGATAGTTTGTGTGATTTGCAATCGCTTGAAGTGTTGCATTTGCAGAACAACCATTTAAGTGGACATATCCCTGCCGGCCTGGCCAAACTGTCGGCACTTAGATTGCTCAACCTAGCAAATAATGATCTGGAGGGTGAGATTCCTAAAGACTTTGGAAACTTAACACTGCTTCTCTCTTTCCATCTTGGAAAGAATAATCTGCAAGGACTCCTTCCTCTGTCCTTAATAAAACTTTCACAGCTGGAGGTGCTTGACGTGGCAGAAAACAATTTGACAGGAAACATTCCAGATTGGATTGCTAACTACTCAAATCTACAAGTTCTTGTTCTGAGATCAAACAATTTCAGAGGTAATCTACCTCTACAGATCGGCAAAATGGCGGAGCTTCGAGTCCTCGACCTTTCTTCGAATCTTTTGACCGGTGAAATTCCAAATAGCTACTTAAATTTCTCAGCCCTCGTCCATGTAGAGGAAGATGTGTCTGTGCTCGGAGAAAACCGTGGGGAACGCTACTTCACTAGACATTATCGTGGTGGTCATGCTGTAAGCGACACAGTGCTTGGAGAAAATATTGGCAGAAAATACTATTTAGAGGACTTAGATCTAATTACAAAAGGATCGGAAAGGTATTATGGTTATGTCTTTTCAAGTATGACATGCATTGATCTGTCAAACAATAGATTATGGGGCCATCTTTCAACGGAAATTGGAAATCTAAAAGGCTTGATGTTTCTAAACCTTTCTAGGAACAGTTTCAATGGTAACATTCCAGGTAGCATAGGCAATCTTAGTCAGTTGGAATCGCTGGATCTTTCTCTTAACAGATTTTCAGGAAAAATTCCAGTCCAGCTTGGTTCTCTGGATTATTTGGGGTATTTAAATCTCTCTTACAATAATCTGTCAGGGGTGATACCACAGCAAGGTCTTCATATGATAACATTTGATAAATCAGCATTTTCAGGAAATCCAAATCTCAGGGGATGCCCTGTTGAAAGCTGGAAGTGTTCTACGCATCATTCACCACTTACTCCTCCTACCATTGATGTCAAGGAAGATGCAAAGCAAGGATTTTCATGGTATGAGCTGAGCATTGGATGGTCAATTATGGCAGGATTTTTGGCCGTGGTTTTGGTACTCACTTTCAAAGCGAACTGGAGAAAGAAGATCTTTGACCAGATGGACTGTGTCATACAATCTGTGTTAGGGTAG